A segment of the Xenopus tropicalis strain Nigerian chromosome 6, UCB_Xtro_10.0, whole genome shotgun sequence genome:
aatttactaatgttttgggggccctaaatGGATTTTGCTGTGGGACCCCAGTAATCTAGTTACACCATTGCTTTAGTGCCCAGAATGAATGTGGTCACCAAAGCATTCCCAGGATAAATAATCTTATGTTAGTTTACTTATTAAATAGAAAAGGGATTCATTGTGATGGTCAAGGGTAAGGAAATGGCTTAGGAAAACACATACACAAGAGTTGGTAGCCAAGAGCTTTAATGTTACTCAGACAGGTCACATATGCACTCATAGCCAAGCCTACAATATGAAGCAAGCAGTACAGGCAATTGGACCACAGCTCATTAAACTGAGCTTTTAAAGCATAGCTCCTTTCCAAGGTCTGGAAGTCAGTTTTTCTTCTTGTAGATCCTTATAGCCTTTATGCCTTCGATTATGCAGGTCTgtggatgatggggggggggggggagaaattaTAACAAGTGTAAAATCTGGATCTGTTCATTTATGGAAAGGAGATTTTCCTATAAGGCAGCAGGGGTTTTGTTGCACATACTTAACTAAAACCAACTGTTAGGGCAATATTGGGAAGGGCTGCAGTTTTGCAGGTTGTACAACCCctcaagaaaacaaaaaaaaaagttcagcagGGTATCCAACAGAAAAAGACTTAAAAAACCATTTAGAAACTGGAACCTAATTGGGTATTGTTAAAGTTTGTAACACCAGTGCAGCCCATGATCCCCCCTCACATAACAGTAACATGAATCAGAACAAAGCTACAAAGTTCTTTTAACTAGTTTGCATTCTGGGGGCTCTTTTGGCTACAGTTAATGAGGAATACTGAACTCTGTAGATACTTACTCAGGGGTAGGGGAAAGAAAGGAACTTACCGTCACCATCTGGTCATCTTTTGCCTCTCTGTTTATTTTAGACTCCTTGCCATTCCATTTTTGGTGCTGGACCAACACACCATCATCAAGAGTAACAGTAGTCTAGAAGGGCAAGACATGGTCATTAGGCTGCACacgtcacagaaaaaaaaaaaaaaaatatatatatacaaatgataGTAAGCGGTaagcatttataaaaaaaaaaaaaataatcttaaagatatttataaatatatagcatTCTACAAGAAGCCACCACTCAACTCATTTGCTGCTAAAGGCAAGAAATGACCTAGGTGGCTAAGAGCACCTAATAAAGAAATGGATTTGCATACACTGGATACTTAGAACTGACCAAGGAGGAGACAAATATAGAGCTGCAGCCTGTGGGGGTGAGTAGGGGAACCCAATGATAGACAAGATGGCATTGCTCACCTTTGTCTTTCTACCATCAGCAGTCACCTCGTCAAACTCCTCATTAAGCTTAAAAATGGTATCATGGTTTTTGAAAGTACTTTCAGATCTTATCTTTATAATATCGCCGTCCACGGAGATGATAACATCAGGTTTCAAGGTACATgctgtttttcttattaataaaccAACATCTGAAAAGAAATAGGCCAAGATAATGTAAATACAGCACTAGTTAACAGTCATTCTACTTGTTATGAACAC
Coding sequences within it:
- the fabp4 gene encoding fatty acid binding protein 4, adipocyte, yielding MEALCGTWVLVEPDSANFEKYMAAADVGLLIRKTACTLKPDVIISVDGDIIKIRSESTFKNHDTIFKLNEEFDEVTADGRKTKTTVTLDDGVLVQHQKWNGKESKINREAKDDQMVTTCIIEGIKAIRIYKKKN